In Alteromonas mediterranea DE, a single genomic region encodes these proteins:
- a CDS encoding ABC transporter permease, producing the protein MIQILVRYCTLFVLTLLVLAIISFSLAYLFPGDTLENLTGLVPENDIQRAALERQFKLDQSYIFQFFYYVGNLLTGDWGYSFTSGLPLREEVGIAMPATIELATYAMLMALFVGVPLGYYAGIRCYSTSDHLINSVSITTYSFPVFWFALLLILIFSLQLDAAPMSGRISLLYDIEPVTGFILIDILLSDIENKSLAFKDALSHIALPTFSIGAIATASMIRVTRRSVIDVKHRPYIAAALSRGLSSWQIFFRHILRNALLPILPLMAIQITTLITNAMIVETLFSWPGIGNWLIQAIYQRDYPALRIGMMAVSFVVITLTILIDLFNRMIDPSREKYERATV; encoded by the coding sequence GTGATCCAAATTCTCGTAAGATACTGCACGTTATTTGTGTTAACCCTTTTGGTGTTAGCGATTATCTCTTTTTCGCTCGCTTACCTTTTTCCCGGTGACACACTGGAAAACTTAACAGGCTTAGTGCCAGAAAACGACATTCAGCGTGCAGCCTTAGAGCGGCAGTTCAAGCTAGACCAGTCTTATATTTTTCAGTTCTTTTATTATGTAGGCAACCTACTCACCGGTGACTGGGGCTATAGCTTTACGTCCGGGCTGCCGCTAAGAGAAGAGGTAGGCATCGCGATGCCAGCCACGATAGAGCTAGCAACCTACGCTATGCTAATGGCCCTATTCGTTGGTGTTCCGCTGGGCTATTACGCTGGAATTCGATGCTATTCAACGTCAGACCACCTTATTAATAGCGTGAGCATTACTACGTATTCCTTTCCTGTTTTTTGGTTTGCCCTTTTACTCATTCTTATTTTCAGTTTGCAGTTAGACGCGGCGCCGATGTCTGGACGTATCAGCCTGCTATATGACATTGAGCCTGTAACTGGTTTTATCCTTATCGATATTTTACTATCTGATATTGAAAACAAGTCTCTGGCGTTTAAAGACGCACTGTCGCACATTGCATTGCCTACCTTCTCAATCGGCGCTATCGCTACCGCATCGATGATAAGAGTAACTCGACGCTCAGTTATTGATGTAAAGCACCGACCTTACATTGCAGCCGCTTTGTCCCGCGGCCTATCAAGCTGGCAAATATTTTTCCGACATATATTGCGCAACGCCCTGCTTCCCATATTGCCCCTAATGGCTATTCAAATTACCACGCTTATTACTAATGCGATGATCGTTGAAACCTTATTTTCATGGCCAGGCATAGGAAATTGGCTTATTCAAGCCATTTACCAACGGGATTATCCCGCCTTACGAATTGGAATGATGGCGGTATCTTTTGTTGTTATAACTTTAACAATCCTCATCGATTTGTTTAACCGCATGATTGACCCAAGCAGAGAGAAATACGAACGTGCCACAGTTTAG
- the pspC gene encoding envelope stress response membrane protein PspC produces the protein MRNGKQLYRNPENARIAGVCSGVAEYFGLETWLVRILVVTGFFLLAGPFIFVAYIAAWFILDKKPAGLNEAPTPPVFSRGKGWTNPNNGQVKSPKVEVKTKVWQAGEPPKQAFHDIRNRFEKAEERLRKMETYVTSREYQLNKEISRL, from the coding sequence ATGAGAAATGGTAAACAGCTCTACCGAAACCCAGAGAATGCGCGTATTGCAGGTGTGTGTTCAGGCGTTGCAGAATACTTCGGTTTAGAAACATGGCTAGTAAGAATTTTAGTCGTTACCGGGTTCTTTTTATTAGCCGGGCCGTTCATTTTTGTCGCTTACATTGCCGCTTGGTTTATTCTAGATAAGAAACCTGCGGGATTAAACGAGGCGCCAACGCCCCCAGTTTTTTCACGGGGAAAAGGCTGGACTAACCCAAACAACGGTCAGGTTAAAAGCCCAAAGGTGGAGGTAAAAACCAAAGTCTGGCAAGCCGGCGAGCCACCTAAACAGGCGTTTCACGATATTCGAAATCGTTTCGAAAAAGCGGAAGAGAGACTTCGCAAAATGGAGACCTACGTCACATCTCGCGAATATCAACTTAATAAAGAAATTAGCCGCTTGTAA
- the phhA gene encoding phenylalanine 4-monooxygenase: protein MPKSTQYQSRQSDENGVIHWSDEENQIWSELYERQIPLVKERACQEYLDGLDLLKLNEKKIPQLPDINKVLMEKTGWQTAEVPALINFGEFFRLLANKQFPVATFIRSREEFDYLQEPDIFHEVFGHCPLLTNPAFAHFTHTYGKLGLAASKEDRVYLARLYWFTVEFGLVRAKGGLKIYGGGILSSPGETIYALDSDEPLRNPLTAVDALRTPYRIDIMQPLYYILPEFDHLFELAEMDIMALVEEAKSLGLFSPLFPPKEKKAS from the coding sequence ATGCCAAAATCAACGCAATACCAGTCGAGACAATCTGATGAAAATGGGGTCATTCATTGGTCAGATGAAGAGAACCAAATTTGGTCGGAACTGTACGAAAGACAAATTCCGCTGGTAAAAGAAAGAGCATGCCAAGAGTACTTAGATGGGCTAGACCTGTTAAAGCTTAACGAAAAGAAAATTCCACAGCTGCCTGATATCAACAAGGTACTAATGGAAAAGACCGGTTGGCAAACGGCTGAAGTGCCCGCCTTAATCAACTTTGGCGAGTTTTTTAGGTTACTGGCTAACAAACAGTTTCCAGTTGCCACCTTTATTCGCTCCAGAGAAGAGTTTGACTACCTGCAAGAGCCCGACATTTTTCACGAAGTATTTGGACACTGCCCGCTGTTAACCAACCCGGCGTTCGCGCACTTCACACATACTTATGGAAAACTAGGGCTGGCGGCGAGCAAAGAAGACCGGGTATATTTGGCGCGGTTGTATTGGTTTACTGTCGAGTTTGGCCTAGTGAGAGCGAAAGGGGGGCTTAAAATATATGGTGGCGGTATCTTATCTTCGCCGGGAGAGACCATTTACGCGTTAGACAGTGATGAACCGTTGCGTAACCCACTTACTGCAGTTGATGCGCTGCGAACGCCGTATCGCATTGATATTATGCAGCCGCTTTATTATATCCTACCTGAATTCGACCACTTATTTGAATTGGCCGAAATGGATATTATGGCATTGGTTGAAGAGGCTAAATCTCTGGGGTTATTTTCCCCACTTTTCCCGCCTAAAGAGAAAAAAGCGAGCTAA
- a CDS encoding ABC transporter permease subunit, with protein MPQFSLYDEEFHPSPWQRTWASFKASHISMLGLIMLALFVVCAVFAPLITPYDAVEQNIDGLLIPPSWVTNGSISHLFGTDALGRDLFTRIIYGCRITLGSAFITVVLAMLVGVSLGTFAGMLRGVRSSIANHLLDALMAIPTLLIAIIIVAILGTGLVNSMWAITLALIPQFVHHTRSFVRAEMKKEYIVASKLDGASKWQLFVHSILPNMTEMLVVQSTLALSIAVIDISALGFLNLGAQSPLPELGVILADGLDVAYLAPWNVAVPGMAIFFMVLSINIVGDGLRSALRKRVSH; from the coding sequence GTGCCACAGTTTAGTTTGTACGACGAAGAGTTCCATCCGTCGCCGTGGCAGCGGACGTGGGCCTCTTTTAAAGCAAGCCACATTTCTATGTTGGGCCTGATTATGCTCGCGCTGTTTGTCGTGTGCGCCGTTTTTGCGCCTCTGATTACGCCCTACGACGCAGTAGAGCAAAATATAGACGGCTTATTAATTCCACCTAGTTGGGTAACCAATGGATCTATTTCACACCTGTTCGGCACCGACGCGTTAGGTCGCGATCTTTTTACCCGCATTATCTATGGCTGTCGAATAACGCTAGGTTCAGCGTTTATTACCGTCGTACTAGCCATGCTAGTGGGTGTTAGTCTTGGTACCTTCGCAGGCATGTTGCGAGGAGTGCGCTCCAGTATTGCTAACCATTTACTCGATGCGTTAATGGCTATTCCTACTCTGCTTATTGCCATTATTATTGTAGCAATTTTAGGCACAGGTTTGGTCAATAGCATGTGGGCGATTACATTGGCGCTTATCCCTCAGTTCGTGCACCATACTCGCAGCTTCGTGCGGGCAGAGATGAAAAAAGAATACATAGTGGCCTCTAAACTCGATGGCGCGAGTAAGTGGCAACTCTTCGTTCACTCTATATTGCCTAATATGACCGAAATGCTGGTGGTGCAAAGTACCCTTGCGCTTTCCATCGCGGTTATAGATATTTCCGCCTTAGGCTTTTTAAACCTTGGCGCTCAGTCTCCCCTACCGGAATTAGGCGTAATTTTAGCCGACGGCCTAGACGTTGCTTACCTTGCACCTTGGAATGTAGCCGTACCGGGTATGGCAATATTTTTTATGGTGTTATCCATTAATATTGTGGGTGACGGATTGCGTTCGGCCCTGCGAAAAAGAGTGAGTCATTAA
- a CDS encoding ATP-binding cassette domain-containing protein produces the protein MDIMQVKDLTFIHNEKKRWLKRPEVFQLGPVNLNVKRGETIAIIGENRSGKSLLAKLLVGALPADAGEIEINTHKYLAKYQSKDGQQKRTHDIRMILQHSAESMNPSVPVGKILDEPLRLNTGLPQAERKPIIEDMLVKVGLLREHYYFYRHMLSDGQQQRVALARAIVLKPKVLVADEPFAALDPSIRSQTVNLILQLQQELGLAFVFISHNLGIVRHIADRVIVMEGGEIVEEGKTETIFRWPQHTRTKKLITAYQSLVPQNTIR, from the coding sequence ATGGATATCATGCAGGTAAAAGATCTCACGTTTATTCACAATGAAAAGAAACGCTGGTTAAAAAGGCCAGAAGTATTTCAACTGGGCCCTGTGAATTTAAATGTAAAGCGCGGCGAAACCATTGCCATTATCGGTGAAAACCGTTCAGGTAAATCACTGCTTGCTAAACTGCTGGTTGGTGCCTTGCCGGCTGACGCGGGCGAAATTGAGATTAATACTCACAAATACTTAGCAAAATACCAATCCAAAGATGGCCAGCAAAAACGTACCCACGATATTAGAATGATTTTGCAGCACAGCGCGGAGTCGATGAATCCGTCTGTTCCCGTGGGTAAAATTTTAGATGAGCCCCTACGTTTAAATACCGGCTTACCTCAAGCAGAACGCAAGCCTATTATTGAGGATATGCTGGTAAAAGTAGGGCTGCTGCGCGAGCATTATTACTTTTACCGGCACATGCTTTCTGATGGTCAACAACAGCGCGTGGCGCTAGCACGAGCCATTGTTTTAAAACCTAAAGTACTCGTAGCTGACGAACCTTTCGCGGCATTAGACCCCTCAATTCGTTCTCAAACCGTAAACCTTATACTTCAGCTTCAACAAGAATTGGGTTTGGCATTCGTCTTTATAAGCCATAATTTAGGTATAGTAAGGCACATTGCAGATAGGGTGATTGTTATGGAAGGTGGAGAAATCGTAGAAGAAGGCAAGACAGAAACCATTTTCAGATGGCCGCAGCATACCCGAACAAAAAAGCTTATCACTGCTTATCAGTCGTTAGTACCGCAAAACACAATTCGTTAA
- the pspB gene encoding envelope stress response membrane protein PspB, giving the protein MDEGIIAMLVMPLVVFTIFVAPIWLILHYRSKKQVNQGLSAEEHASLKNLAEQAEKMSERIETLEAILDSEAPEWRNRA; this is encoded by the coding sequence ATGGATGAAGGTATAATAGCAATGCTGGTGATGCCCCTTGTGGTTTTCACAATATTTGTTGCTCCCATTTGGCTAATTCTACATTATCGCAGCAAAAAGCAAGTCAATCAGGGCCTTAGCGCTGAAGAGCATGCGTCGTTGAAAAACTTAGCAGAGCAAGCCGAAAAAATGAGCGAGCGCATTGAAACGCTAGAAGCCATTTTAGATAGTGAGGCGCCTGAGTGGAGGAATAGAGCATGA
- a CDS encoding oligopeptide/dipeptide ABC transporter ATP-binding protein, with protein MPMLDIKNLTLEMQSSEGAIKALDKVNLSVSSGEIRALVGESGSGKSLIVSAICGALPNQWNLTADRMSWNGENLLGMSVQQRREVMRREIAVVFQDPQASLDPSATLGEQLEESIPDEFVQGSWFWQRAQQRKKIAISTVHKVGIKHHKHYLSAFPHQIPADIGQKFMIAMALVSQPKLLIADDPTRGMEPTTKTQILKLFTRLNQTRSLSILFVSHDLLAIASMSHSMTVLYAGQTVESGKMKHIKKRPLHPYTKALLDSAPSFRKDLPPKSLLPTLSGSIPTLQHLPIGCRLGPRCPRAQRACVQTPAVRKIHDHSYSCHYPLHMEKL; from the coding sequence ATGCCAATGCTTGATATTAAAAATCTCACCTTAGAAATGCAAAGTAGTGAAGGCGCTATCAAAGCACTGGATAAAGTTAACTTATCTGTAAGTAGCGGCGAAATTCGTGCCCTTGTGGGTGAGTCTGGTTCGGGTAAAAGTTTAATTGTTTCTGCTATCTGCGGCGCACTACCCAATCAATGGAATTTGACGGCCGACAGGATGAGTTGGAACGGTGAAAACTTATTAGGTATGTCGGTGCAACAGCGCCGCGAAGTAATGCGTCGAGAAATTGCCGTTGTATTCCAAGATCCTCAGGCGAGCTTAGACCCATCGGCAACCCTTGGCGAACAGCTAGAGGAAAGTATCCCTGATGAGTTTGTTCAAGGAAGCTGGTTTTGGCAGCGTGCACAGCAGCGTAAAAAGATAGCCATTAGTACGGTGCATAAAGTGGGTATAAAGCACCACAAACATTACTTAAGTGCGTTTCCACACCAAATACCTGCCGACATTGGGCAGAAGTTTATGATTGCAATGGCGTTAGTATCACAGCCTAAATTATTGATTGCTGATGATCCAACTCGCGGTATGGAGCCCACCACTAAAACACAAATTCTTAAGCTTTTTACTCGGCTAAACCAAACGCGTTCGTTATCTATTCTTTTCGTGAGCCACGACTTGCTGGCAATTGCGAGTATGTCACACTCGATGACGGTTCTATATGCCGGTCAGACCGTTGAGTCGGGTAAAATGAAGCATATCAAAAAGCGCCCGTTACATCCTTATACCAAAGCACTGCTGGACAGCGCGCCGAGCTTTAGGAAAGACTTGCCCCCTAAGTCACTGCTACCCACGCTCAGCGGCTCTATCCCAACGCTTCAGCATTTACCAATTGGTTGCCGATTAGGCCCTAGATGCCCGCGAGCCCAGCGTGCCTGTGTGCAAACACCTGCCGTACGCAAAATTCATGATCACAGCTACAGCTGCCACTACCCGCTGCACATGGAGAAGCTGTGA
- the pspF gene encoding phage shock protein operon transcriptional activator: MSRYRQQDNLLGQANSFLEVLEQISQIAPLDKPVLVIGERGTGKELIAARLHFLSKRWDQNYIKLNCAALNESLLESELFGYEAGAFTGASKRREGRFEVAHNGTLFLDELANTSGLIQEKLLRVVEYGEFERVGGSKSVKTDVRLIAATNEDLPALADAGEFRADLLDRLAFDVITIPPLRERREDIMMLAENFAINMAREMEMELFSGFTEKAKRTLLDYDWPGNIRELKNVVERAVYRTNNPHLPVHEIILDPFESVYRPQGRVKTKDRVSTSESASPIVSSQPDHTKDVIESADITPLTPSNQQESVEYPIDLKERSQQYEIDMIKQALADSQFNQKKTAEKLSLTYHQLRGYLKKYNLLDSSAESVEA; the protein is encoded by the coding sequence ATGAGTAGGTATCGTCAGCAAGACAATTTGCTAGGTCAAGCGAACAGTTTTCTAGAAGTGCTAGAGCAAATTTCACAAATAGCACCGTTAGATAAACCGGTCCTTGTGATAGGAGAGCGAGGTACAGGTAAAGAACTGATTGCAGCGCGTCTTCACTTCTTATCTAAGCGCTGGGACCAAAACTATATCAAACTGAATTGCGCAGCCCTAAATGAAAGCCTTTTAGAAAGTGAGCTTTTCGGTTACGAAGCTGGGGCATTTACCGGTGCGTCGAAACGACGAGAAGGTCGTTTTGAAGTCGCCCATAACGGCACACTGTTTCTCGATGAACTTGCCAATACTTCGGGTCTAATTCAAGAAAAGCTCCTTCGCGTTGTCGAATATGGGGAGTTTGAACGCGTGGGCGGCAGTAAATCGGTGAAAACCGATGTAAGGCTTATTGCAGCGACAAATGAAGATCTCCCTGCCCTTGCCGATGCAGGCGAGTTTCGCGCCGACTTGCTAGATAGGCTAGCCTTCGATGTGATTACCATCCCCCCGCTTCGAGAGCGACGGGAAGATATCATGATGTTAGCGGAAAATTTTGCCATTAATATGGCCCGTGAGATGGAGATGGAGCTCTTTAGCGGCTTCACTGAAAAAGCCAAGCGTACTCTGCTTGATTACGATTGGCCCGGAAATATTCGAGAACTGAAAAATGTAGTTGAGCGCGCCGTTTACCGCACTAACAACCCTCACCTACCGGTTCACGAAATCATTCTTGACCCCTTTGAATCCGTTTATCGTCCACAGGGTAGAGTTAAGACTAAGGATAGAGTAAGCACTTCTGAGTCAGCAAGTCCTATCGTGTCCTCACAACCCGACCATACAAAAGATGTGATAGAAAGCGCTGACATTACGCCTTTAACGCCAAGCAATCAGCAAGAATCTGTCGAATATCCCATAGATTTGAAAGAACGCTCTCAACAATATGAGATAGATATGATAAAACAGGCACTTGCTGACAGTCAGTTTAATCAAAAGAAAACCGCTGAAAAATTGAGCCTGACATATCATCAGCTGCGTGGCTATCTCAAAAAATATAACTTACTAGATTCTTCCGCTGAAAGCGTCGAGGCGTAA
- a CDS encoding sodium ion-translocating decarboxylase subunit beta yields the protein MDKLMVLWDSTALAHFEAGQLIMMAVGFGLLYLAIVKKFEPLLLLPIGFGALLTNIPIAGFSEVGGLLHYIYKIGIDTGVFPLLIFMGVGAMTDFSALIANPKMLLLGAAAQFGIFATLFGAIALNLIPGFEFTLKDASAIAIIGGADGPTAIFLASRLAPDLLGAIAVAAYSYMALVPIIQPPIMKALTTKDEREIKMGQLRPVAKREKIIFPLAVLFMTILFLPAATPLVGMFCFGNLMKECGVVDRLSKTAQNELINTVTIFLGLAVGSKLSADAFLTVETLGILGLGAIAFGIGTAAGVLMAKLMSRLSGGSINPLIGAAGVSAVPMAARVVNKVGLEANPHNFLLMHAMGPNVAGVLGSAVAAGILLALVG from the coding sequence ATGGATAAGTTAATGGTACTTTGGGATAGTACCGCGCTTGCGCATTTTGAAGCGGGTCAACTGATAATGATGGCAGTTGGCTTTGGTCTGCTGTATTTGGCAATTGTGAAAAAGTTCGAGCCTTTGCTGCTTTTGCCCATAGGGTTTGGCGCATTACTTACCAATATCCCTATTGCGGGGTTTTCTGAGGTAGGTGGTTTGCTTCACTATATTTATAAAATAGGCATAGATACAGGCGTGTTTCCGCTGCTTATTTTTATGGGCGTAGGGGCTATGACAGATTTCAGCGCGCTTATCGCTAATCCGAAAATGCTGCTACTGGGCGCCGCAGCCCAGTTTGGTATTTTCGCTACGCTATTTGGCGCCATCGCATTGAATCTGATCCCTGGTTTTGAATTTACGCTTAAAGACGCAAGTGCGATTGCGATTATAGGGGGCGCTGACGGCCCCACTGCAATTTTCCTAGCCTCTCGGCTTGCGCCAGATTTACTTGGCGCAATCGCTGTAGCAGCTTATTCATATATGGCATTAGTTCCTATTATTCAGCCCCCAATAATGAAGGCGTTAACCACAAAAGACGAGCGTGAAATTAAAATGGGTCAGCTTCGTCCCGTGGCCAAACGTGAAAAAATTATTTTTCCATTGGCGGTTCTGTTTATGACCATTCTGTTTCTACCGGCAGCCACACCACTGGTAGGAATGTTCTGCTTCGGTAACTTAATGAAAGAGTGCGGGGTTGTGGATCGCCTCAGTAAAACAGCGCAAAACGAACTTATTAATACCGTTACCATTTTCTTAGGATTAGCGGTGGGCTCTAAATTATCGGCAGACGCATTTCTCACCGTCGAGACTTTAGGGATTTTAGGCCTAGGCGCCATTGCATTTGGCATAGGTACGGCAGCTGGCGTACTGATGGCTAAGCTAATGAGCCGGCTATCGGGCGGAAGCATAAACCCACTTATAGGTGCAGCAGGGGTATCTGCAGTACCTATGGCGGCAAGGGTCGTAAACAAAGTGGGGTTAGAAGCTAACCCTCATAACTTCTTATTAATGCATGCTATGGGGCCAAATGTCGCCGGAGTGTTGGGCAGCGCGGTAGCCGCAGGCATTTTGTTAGCACTTGTCGGCTAG
- a CDS encoding ABC transporter substrate-binding protein codes for MSHSLVKRLSLCLCTALLVASCAKQNKQAFYNTGIIYCSESNPVTFNPQLDTSSTTSDASSHQLYDRLLDFDPESGRIVPSLASSWLVSNDGLTYAFQLRKDVSFHSTRYFEPTRNFNADDVIFSIDRWRLNSHPYHYVSGGRYPYFESIGLAQNIESVERINGYRVEITLKHRDSSFLANLATDFAVILSEEYATQLANAGTPSKIDELPIGTGPFKFDSYRKDHFIKYLKHENYWRTELLTENANITRDIENIETNAKSENSSEAIADGLSKKTDGHVVEQLIFDITPRSSLRLAKLMTGECDATAFPAQTELEVIRARDDLTLAEKPGLNVGFWAFNTQRPPFDNPDVRRALAVAIDKNTLLEAVYFDSATRAKTLLPAASWAFQNDADDTAYNPVLARKLLADAGIKPGFSMTIWAMPVERSYNPNATKMAELIQRYLNDVGVEATIVSYDWTTFRRHLQEGLHDSVLIGWSADNGDPDNFYRPLLSCGAIPSGTNRAMWCNEDYDRLLNSALQTDDIEARTAIYRQVNRLLYERLPLVPIAHAYRYQAYRDELEGMTINPYGGVRFGGVEKTL; via the coding sequence ATGTCCCATAGTTTGGTAAAGCGTTTGTCATTATGTTTATGTACAGCGCTTCTTGTTGCATCCTGTGCAAAACAGAATAAACAAGCGTTTTACAATACGGGTATTATTTACTGCTCTGAAAGCAATCCAGTGACGTTTAACCCCCAACTTGATACGTCAAGCACAACGTCAGATGCTTCCTCTCACCAACTTTACGACAGGCTTCTCGATTTCGATCCTGAATCTGGCCGCATTGTGCCAAGCTTAGCCAGTAGCTGGCTTGTAAGTAATGACGGCTTAACCTATGCCTTTCAGCTTCGAAAAGACGTGTCGTTTCACTCTACTCGTTATTTTGAGCCGACAAGAAACTTTAACGCCGACGATGTAATATTTAGCATCGACAGGTGGCGACTAAACTCACACCCTTATCACTATGTGTCCGGCGGTCGCTACCCCTACTTTGAAAGTATTGGCCTTGCTCAAAACATTGAATCTGTCGAACGGATCAACGGCTACCGTGTAGAGATAACACTCAAACATCGCGATAGCTCGTTTTTAGCAAATTTAGCGACAGATTTCGCGGTAATATTGTCAGAGGAATACGCTACTCAGTTGGCCAACGCCGGCACACCGAGCAAAATAGATGAGCTTCCCATCGGGACCGGACCGTTTAAATTTGATAGCTATCGCAAAGACCATTTCATAAAGTACCTTAAGCACGAAAACTATTGGCGCACCGAGTTATTGACCGAAAATGCAAACATTACCCGCGATATTGAAAATATTGAAACCAACGCAAAAAGTGAAAATAGCAGCGAAGCGATAGCAGATGGTCTTTCTAAAAAGACAGACGGACACGTAGTTGAACAGCTTATTTTTGATATTACGCCACGCAGCTCACTACGACTGGCTAAGTTAATGACTGGCGAGTGCGACGCCACTGCCTTTCCCGCTCAAACAGAGCTTGAGGTAATAAGGGCTAGAGACGATCTTACGCTCGCTGAAAAGCCAGGGCTGAATGTTGGCTTCTGGGCTTTTAATACTCAGCGTCCGCCTTTTGATAACCCCGATGTAAGACGCGCTTTAGCCGTGGCCATTGATAAAAACACGCTGTTAGAAGCCGTTTACTTTGACAGCGCAACGCGAGCTAAGACCCTTCTTCCTGCAGCGAGTTGGGCATTTCAAAACGATGCTGATGATACGGCCTATAACCCAGTTTTAGCGCGAAAGTTACTGGCAGATGCAGGTATAAAACCTGGCTTTTCAATGACAATATGGGCCATGCCTGTAGAGCGCTCTTATAACCCCAATGCCACTAAAATGGCCGAACTTATTCAGCGTTATTTAAATGATGTAGGCGTTGAAGCAACCATTGTTAGCTACGACTGGACAACCTTTAGACGGCATTTACAAGAAGGTTTACACGATTCTGTGCTTATCGGCTGGTCAGCAGATAATGGCGACCCGGATAACTTTTATCGCCCGCTGCTAAGCTGTGGCGCTATCCCTTCTGGCACAAACCGCGCCATGTGGTGTAACGAAGATTATGATAGATTACTTAACAGCGCCCTTCAAACTGATGATATTGAAGCCCGCACAGCTATTTACCGGCAGGTAAACCGATTACTGTATGAACGCCTTCCGTTAGTTCCAATAGCCCATGCCTATCGCTACCAGGCATACCGAGATGAGTTGGAAGGAATGACAATTAATCCCTATGGCGGCGTACGCTTTGGTGGAGTAGAAAAAACACTGTGA
- the pspA gene encoding phage shock protein PspA — protein MGIFSRFTDIVNSNINAILDKAEDPEKMVRLIIQEMEDTLVEVRSASAKTLANKKEIANQIAKYESDASDWEAKAELALSKDREDLARAALQEKKKSAEAAETLSKELAIVEEQISKLQDEIGQLQDKLADAKSRQKAIIMRQKTASSRLEVKKTLDSTKVDNAMGRFEQYERKIDDLESQVEAYDLGKKTLQDEFAELEASDKVEDELAALKAKVKGANKSTEKSE, from the coding sequence ATGGGTATCTTCTCGCGTTTTACAGATATTGTGAATTCGAATATTAATGCGATTTTAGACAAAGCCGAAGATCCTGAAAAAATGGTTAGATTAATCATTCAGGAAATGGAAGACACATTGGTTGAGGTGCGCTCAGCGTCGGCGAAAACCTTGGCCAATAAAAAAGAAATAGCCAATCAAATTGCGAAGTACGAAAGCGATGCAAGTGATTGGGAAGCAAAAGCAGAACTTGCTTTAAGTAAAGATAGAGAAGATTTAGCGCGAGCAGCACTGCAGGAAAAGAAAAAGTCTGCAGAAGCCGCAGAGACGTTAAGTAAAGAGCTTGCAATTGTTGAAGAGCAAATCAGCAAGCTTCAAGATGAAATTGGTCAGCTACAAGATAAACTGGCCGACGCGAAGAGTCGTCAAAAAGCCATTATCATGCGCCAGAAAACGGCTAGTTCTCGTCTTGAAGTGAAAAAGACGTTGGACAGCACTAAAGTAGATAATGCAATGGGACGCTTCGAACAATACGAGCGTAAAATTGATGATCTTGAGTCGCAGGTTGAAGCCTATGACTTGGGCAAGAAAACCTTACAAGATGAGTTTGCTGAGCTAGAAGCCAGTGATAAAGTTGAAGACGAACTGGCTGCACTTAAAGCAAAAGTAAAAGGTGCCAATAAAAGCACCGAAAAATCAGAATAA